CTGAAAAAAGTCCTAAAACTTCCAAAATTCTTTCATATATTTGCTCTAAGTTGTTCATTTATATCGTTTTATAGCAAAAACAATATACTTATTTTCAGTCTAATAAACAACTCTTGTTTTTTTCATTTCATAATGCACAACGGGTTATATTTAGTATTTTTTTCAAAAATTTAATTTACAATTAATAGCTTAATCAAGACTGCTCTTTGTTTTAGTACTAAGTACTATTTTGTTTATCCCTTTTGTTAATTTTCTCGTAATTATAAGTTAAAAATAAGTTTAAAGACTTTCGCTATCTTTGCTAAAAATGGTAAAAAATGAAAGAAAACGTATTTAAAATTTACAAAAAAGAATTTAGTGAAATTAGGACAGGAATATTAACGGGTGCCGAAAGGAAAATTATCTCTGGTGGAAAGGAGTTGGTGGAAGAATTGCCTCCTTGGGAAGTTATTTATAATGTTAGTGAGTATGTTGATATTGATTTATACTATATAAAAAAACTCGTTGTGCATTTTAAATAATACTGATTTTTAGATGATTTAATTTTCTTTGGAAGATAAATTTATTGATATATTGAATAACCGTTGCGGCGGTTATTTTACTGATTATCCTTGTTTTAAAGCCTTCAAAAGTTTTAGCATAGTTTCTTTTAATCATAAATTGGTCGCAAAGTTGAGAGAAAAATGTCTCAATTCGTTTTCGCTTTTTCTTGTACAATGAAAATTGAGGAATATAATCTTTCTGATTACTTCTCATTGGTGTATCTAATTTAATATTAGCATAGTTAAATAAATCTATTTGAACTTTTGCTGATAAATAGCCTCTATCTCCAATTAAAGTACAGTTTCGCATTTGCTCACCAATATCTTTTAAATAGTGGATGTCGTGAACGGATGCAGGGCTTATATCAAAATTCTTAATCACACCATTTAAAGAACATACTGCGTGTAGTTTATAGCCATAGAAATATAATTTCTGTGAAGCACAATAACCATATGTTGGTGAAGAATAGGATTGCTCTTTACAAATTTTTGAACGAGTAGAACGAGCGTTTTCACAAACTTTCATTGGCATGCTATCAACGATAAAAATATCTTCAAACTCATTGAACTCCATCGAAATACGCTGTCTAATTTGCTCTGTTTGTAGGGA
This Riemerella anatipestifer DNA region includes the following protein-coding sequences:
- a CDS encoding IS982-like element ISRa1 family transposase is translated as MNNIEQIYERILEVLGLFSENQLISYQRRTPKMSDLEVISLNITAEYLSIDSELQLFRKLPNSLINKIERSVYNKRKRRLSLQTEQIRQRISMEFNEFEDIFIVDSMPMKVCENARSTRSKICKEQSYSSPTYGYCASQKLYFYGYKLHAVCSLNGVIKNFDISPASVHDIHYLKDIGEQMRNCTLIGDRGYLSAKVQIDLFNYANIKLDTPMRSNQKDYIPQFSLYKKKRKRIETFFSQLCDQFMIKRNYAKTFEGFKTRIISKITAATVIQYINKFIFQRKLNHLKISII